Proteins from a single region of Euzebya sp.:
- a CDS encoding Fur family transcriptional regulator: MADAPRHAADHRLRDVGLRATRPRVTVLDWLDANPGHHPAETLVDRTGLSKATVYHVLGQLCDAGLVLPAESGAGRMLYETGSDPHHHFVCRSCGRIIDVPCVVGERPCLTADVPGAHVDAADVILKGLCADCA; encoded by the coding sequence GTGGCCGATGCTCCACGCCACGCCGCCGACCACCGGCTGCGCGACGTGGGGCTGCGCGCCACCCGTCCGCGGGTCACGGTGCTCGACTGGCTCGACGCCAACCCGGGCCACCACCCGGCCGAGACCCTCGTCGACCGCACCGGGCTGTCGAAGGCGACCGTGTACCACGTGCTCGGCCAGCTCTGCGACGCCGGGCTCGTCCTGCCCGCGGAGTCGGGGGCGGGGCGCATGCTGTACGAGACCGGCAGCGACCCCCACCACCACTTCGTCTGCCGGTCCTGCGGCCGCATCATCGACGTCCCGTGCGTCGTCGGCGAGCGGCCGTGCCTGACCGCGGACGTCCCCGGCGCCCACGTCGACGCGGCCGACGTGATCCTCAAGGGCCTCTGCGCGGACTGCGCCTGA
- a CDS encoding ABC transporter ATP-binding protein has product MTAVRDHSTHVAPPPQPRSPLGATGLRLGYDDRLIVDGLDVAIPGGAVTVIVGANACGKSTLLRGLARLLRPVSGTVHLDGRDIHRMPTREVATRLGLLPQSPTAPEGISVADLVSRGRHPHQTWFNQWSADDEVAVTAALTATGTADLADRPVDELSGGQRQRVWIAMALAQETPVMLLDEPTTYLDLAHQIEVLDLLAELNVAHGRTIVIVLHDLNQACRYASHLIAMREGAIVAEGPPDQVVTEALVEEVFGLPTRIIPDPVSGTPLVVPIGSAHR; this is encoded by the coding sequence ATGACCGCCGTGCGAGACCACTCCACCCACGTGGCACCCCCTCCTCAGCCGCGCAGCCCGCTGGGCGCCACGGGGCTGCGGCTCGGCTACGACGACCGCCTGATCGTCGACGGGCTCGACGTCGCCATCCCGGGTGGGGCGGTCACCGTGATCGTCGGGGCGAACGCGTGCGGCAAGTCGACCCTCCTCCGCGGCCTGGCCCGGCTGCTGCGGCCCGTGTCGGGGACGGTCCACCTCGACGGCCGGGACATCCACCGCATGCCGACCAGGGAGGTCGCCACGCGCCTCGGCCTGCTGCCGCAGTCGCCGACCGCCCCCGAGGGCATCAGCGTCGCGGACCTCGTGTCGCGTGGCCGCCATCCGCACCAGACGTGGTTCAACCAGTGGAGCGCCGACGACGAGGTCGCCGTGACGGCGGCCCTCACGGCCACCGGGACGGCGGATCTCGCCGACCGGCCCGTCGACGAGCTGTCGGGCGGGCAGCGCCAGCGCGTGTGGATCGCCATGGCGCTGGCGCAGGAGACGCCGGTCATGCTGCTGGACGAGCCGACGACGTACCTGGACCTCGCCCACCAGATCGAGGTGCTGGACCTGCTGGCGGAGCTGAACGTCGCCCACGGGCGCACGATCGTGATCGTGCTGCACGACCTCAACCAGGCGTGCCGCTACGCGAGTCACCTGATCGCGATGCGCGAGGGGGCGATCGTGGCGGAGGGTCCACCCGACCAGGTCGTCACCGAGGCGCTGGTCGAGGAGGTCTTCGGCCTCCCGACGCGGATCATCCCCGACCCGGTGTCCGGGACGCCGCTGGTCGTGCCGATCGGATCGGCCCACCGCTAG
- the leuA gene encoding 2-isopropylmalate synthase gives MENTQTPSGMPVGKYAPYHQLIAVDLPDRTWPTKRIEVAPRWCAVDLRDGNQALIDPLNTARTRRMYDLLVSMGYKEIEVGFPAASQTDFDFVRHLIEEDVIPDDVTIQVLTQCRAELIDRTFEAIEGADRAIVHFYNSTSVTQRRVVFGADQDGIVDIAVRAARQVRKLAEASSVDVSYEYSPESYTGTELDFAARISNEVLAVMEPTPDRQMIINLPATVEMATPNVYADSIEWMGRNLAMRDAVVLSLHPHNDRGTAVAAAELGYMAGADRIEGCLFGNGERTGNVCLVTLGMNLFSQGVDPQIDFSDIDHIRRTVEYCNQLGVHERHPYGGDLVFTAFSGSHQDAIKKGFEAMAIDAEAKGVAVDDLTWDVPYLPIDPKDLGRTYEAVIRVNSQSGKGGVAYVMRNEFNLDLPRRLQIEFSKVIQAHTDTEGGEVTPSTMWDIFTDEYLPRSTAPWGRFKVNGYSQESSSEGEDTLRVALFDDGQRTEIEGTGNGPINAFTTALASTGVEVRVLDYVEHAMSSGGDATAAAYVECQVSTSDGTSSQVLWGVGIDPNIVRASLKAIISAVNRHLGRTFGA, from the coding sequence ATGGAGAACACCCAGACCCCGTCGGGCATGCCCGTCGGCAAGTACGCGCCCTACCACCAGCTGATCGCCGTCGACCTGCCGGACCGCACCTGGCCGACGAAGCGGATCGAGGTGGCCCCCCGCTGGTGCGCCGTCGACCTCCGCGACGGCAATCAGGCGCTGATCGACCCGCTGAACACCGCGCGGACGCGCCGGATGTACGACCTGCTGGTGTCGATGGGCTACAAGGAGATCGAGGTCGGGTTCCCGGCGGCCAGCCAGACCGACTTCGACTTCGTCCGCCACCTGATCGAGGAGGACGTCATCCCCGACGACGTCACGATCCAGGTGCTGACGCAGTGCCGTGCCGAGCTGATCGACCGGACCTTCGAGGCGATCGAGGGGGCGGACCGGGCGATCGTGCACTTCTACAACTCGACGTCCGTCACCCAGCGCCGGGTCGTGTTCGGCGCCGATCAGGACGGCATCGTCGACATCGCCGTCCGTGCGGCGCGCCAGGTCCGCAAGCTGGCCGAGGCATCGTCGGTCGACGTCTCCTACGAGTACAGCCCCGAGTCCTACACCGGGACCGAGCTCGACTTCGCCGCGCGGATCTCGAACGAGGTCTTGGCGGTCATGGAGCCCACGCCCGACCGGCAGATGATCATCAACCTGCCGGCGACGGTCGAGATGGCCACGCCGAACGTCTACGCGGACTCCATCGAGTGGATGGGCCGCAACCTGGCGATGCGCGATGCCGTCGTGCTGAGCCTGCACCCCCACAACGACCGGGGCACCGCCGTGGCCGCCGCAGAGCTGGGCTACATGGCCGGCGCGGACCGGATCGAGGGCTGCCTGTTCGGCAACGGGGAGCGCACCGGCAACGTGTGCCTGGTGACCCTGGGCATGAACCTGTTCAGCCAGGGCGTCGACCCCCAGATCGACTTCAGCGACATCGACCACATCCGCAGGACCGTCGAGTACTGCAACCAGCTGGGCGTCCACGAGCGCCACCCCTACGGCGGCGATCTGGTCTTCACCGCGTTCAGCGGCTCCCACCAGGACGCGATCAAGAAGGGCTTCGAGGCGATGGCGATCGACGCCGAGGCGAAGGGCGTCGCCGTCGACGACCTGACCTGGGACGTCCCGTACCTGCCGATCGACCCGAAGGACCTGGGCCGCACCTACGAGGCGGTCATCCGCGTCAACAGCCAGTCCGGCAAGGGCGGCGTGGCGTACGTGATGCGCAACGAGTTCAACCTGGACCTTCCCCGGCGGCTGCAGATCGAGTTCTCGAAGGTGATCCAGGCCCACACCGACACCGAGGGAGGCGAGGTCACCCCCTCGACGATGTGGGACATCTTCACCGACGAGTACCTGCCGCGGTCGACAGCCCCCTGGGGGAGGTTCAAGGTCAACGGCTACTCCCAGGAGTCGAGCTCCGAGGGTGAGGACACCCTCCGGGTCGCGCTGTTCGACGACGGCCAGCGCACCGAGATCGAGGGGACCGGAAACGGGCCGATCAACGCGTTCACGACCGCGCTCGCCAGCACCGGCGTCGAGGTGCGGGTGCTGGACTACGTCGAGCACGCGATGAGCTCGGGCGGCGACGCGACCGCGGCCGCGTACGTCGAGTGCCAGGTGTCGACGTCGGACGGCACGTCGAGCCAGGTCCTGTGGGGCGTCGGCATCGACCCGAACATCGTCCGAGCCTCGCTCAAGGCCATCATCAGCGCCGTCAACCGCCACCTCGGGCGCACGTTCGGGGCCTGA
- a CDS encoding Dps family protein: MSTETSTTTSIPIETSLSPEAAQVVAENLQPTLTELIDLALTGKQLHWAVVGPRFKPVHEHLDELVDEHREYSDTVAEYMSTVGICPDGRAVRVAGDHTMDPVDAEFMDDAAVIDAMTARIKTVVTNIRERSGRVAAVDTAAEDLLIEVIRVLDKQLWMTSAQR, encoded by the coding sequence ATGAGCACCGAGACCAGCACCACCACGTCCATCCCGATCGAGACCAGCCTGTCCCCCGAGGCCGCGCAGGTCGTCGCCGAGAACCTGCAGCCCACGCTGACCGAGCTGATCGACCTCGCCCTGACCGGCAAGCAGCTCCACTGGGCCGTCGTCGGCCCGCGCTTCAAGCCGGTCCACGAGCACCTCGATGAGCTCGTCGACGAGCACCGCGAGTACAGCGACACCGTCGCCGAGTACATGTCCACGGTCGGCATCTGCCCCGACGGCCGGGCAGTCCGGGTCGCCGGCGACCACACGATGGACCCCGTCGACGCGGAGTTCATGGACGACGCCGCCGTCATCGACGCGATGACCGCGCGGATCAAGACCGTCGTGACGAACATCCGCGAGCGCTCCGGACGCGTGGCGGCCGTGGACACCGCGGCAGAGGACCTGCTCATCGAGGTCATCCGCGTCCTCGACAAGCAGCTCTGGATGACCTCCGCGCAGCGGTGA